The Nitriliruptor alkaliphilus DSM 45188 genome includes a region encoding these proteins:
- the thrS gene encoding threonine--tRNA ligase, translating into MPPGATIPVRAGETTADLATGVTAIEALKALEAVRGQIVAAAVTTGGQRRAWDLDRPLPADEGEVLLEGILATSEEGRSILRHSTAHVLAQAVVDLFPGAKWAIGPPIEDGFYYDFDVERPFTPDDLERIEARMAELLTEKQRFVREEVPRDDAREEFADQPYKIEIIDLVRDGTIVSTVDAMPEQDGDDPTFTVYRNVRTDDSVAWSDLCRGPHVPSTDRIPAFALLRSAGAYWRGREDQPMLQRIYGTAWESRKALKQHLTMLEEAKKRDHRKLGRELELIHQPEELGPGLSIFLPHGAIVRQQMEDWIRSETLRRGYQPVYTPHIAKEDLWRISGHLENYGELMYPGMDLDDGAAAYRLKPMNCPFHILAFGSRTRSYRELPLRIAELGTVYRYERSGVVNGMLRARGFTQDDSHIFCRPDQVVDEVADCVEFARDLYRTFGLGEPSRVAISTRPDKSIAGHDDKWEAAEQALIEAVRRTGMTYEIDEGEGAFYGPKIDIHARDAIGREWQLTTVQVDFNLPERFDMTYVGADGAKHRPYMVHRALFGSIERFFSVMVESFNGAFPTWLAPVQVNVVPVASEFDTYADEVAAALRTHEVRVEVDHGDGTLGSKIRASKTSKIPYTLVVGADEAEARTVAVNPYRGDRHDAALDAFVDEVVAEIRERRAEVAP; encoded by the coding sequence CTGCCCCCCGGCGCCACCATCCCCGTGCGCGCTGGCGAGACCACCGCCGACCTCGCGACGGGTGTCACCGCCATCGAGGCCCTCAAGGCCCTCGAGGCCGTCCGCGGCCAGATCGTGGCGGCGGCGGTGACGACCGGCGGGCAGCGGCGCGCGTGGGACCTCGACCGGCCGTTGCCGGCCGATGAAGGTGAGGTCCTCCTCGAGGGGATCCTCGCCACCTCCGAGGAGGGCCGTTCGATCCTGCGGCACTCCACCGCGCACGTGCTGGCCCAGGCCGTCGTCGACCTGTTCCCCGGTGCGAAGTGGGCCATCGGACCGCCCATCGAGGACGGCTTCTACTACGACTTCGACGTCGAGCGGCCGTTCACGCCCGACGACCTCGAGCGGATCGAGGCCCGGATGGCCGAGCTGCTCACCGAGAAGCAGCGGTTCGTGCGTGAGGAGGTCCCGCGCGACGACGCGCGCGAGGAGTTCGCCGACCAGCCCTACAAGATCGAGATCATCGACCTGGTGCGCGACGGCACCATCGTCTCGACGGTCGACGCGATGCCAGAACAGGATGGCGACGACCCCACCTTCACCGTCTACCGCAACGTGCGGACCGACGACTCGGTGGCCTGGTCCGACCTGTGTCGCGGACCGCACGTGCCCTCGACCGACCGCATCCCCGCCTTCGCGCTGCTGCGCTCCGCGGGGGCCTACTGGCGCGGGCGTGAGGACCAGCCGATGCTCCAGCGCATCTACGGCACCGCCTGGGAGTCGCGCAAGGCCCTCAAGCAACACCTGACGATGCTCGAGGAGGCCAAGAAGCGCGACCACCGCAAGCTCGGTCGCGAGCTCGAGCTGATCCACCAGCCCGAGGAGCTCGGCCCGGGCCTGTCGATCTTCCTGCCCCACGGGGCGATCGTCCGCCAGCAGATGGAGGACTGGATCCGGTCCGAGACCCTGCGTCGCGGCTACCAGCCGGTCTACACCCCGCACATCGCCAAGGAGGACCTCTGGCGCATCTCGGGGCACCTTGAGAACTACGGCGAGCTGATGTACCCCGGCATGGACCTCGATGACGGCGCGGCTGCCTACCGGCTCAAGCCCATGAACTGCCCGTTCCACATCCTGGCGTTCGGGTCGCGCACCCGGTCCTACCGCGAGCTCCCGCTGCGCATCGCCGAGCTCGGCACCGTCTACCGCTACGAGCGCTCCGGGGTCGTCAACGGGATGCTGCGGGCCCGGGGCTTCACCCAGGACGACAGCCACATCTTCTGCCGCCCGGACCAGGTCGTCGACGAGGTGGCCGACTGCGTCGAGTTCGCCCGGGACCTGTACCGCACCTTCGGCCTCGGTGAGCCGTCGCGGGTGGCGATCTCGACCCGCCCGGACAAGTCGATCGCCGGCCACGACGACAAGTGGGAGGCCGCCGAGCAGGCGCTGATCGAGGCGGTACGCCGCACGGGGATGACCTACGAGATCGACGAGGGCGAGGGGGCCTTCTACGGCCCCAAGATCGACATCCACGCGCGCGACGCGATCGGCCGCGAGTGGCAGCTGACCACCGTGCAGGTCGACTTCAACCTGCCCGAGCGGTTCGACATGACCTACGTCGGTGCGGACGGGGCCAAGCACCGGCCCTACATGGTGCACCGGGCCCTGTTCGGTTCCATCGAGCGCTTCTTCTCGGTGATGGTCGAGTCGTTCAACGGGGCGTTCCCGACCTGGCTCGCCCCGGTGCAGGTCAACGTGGTGCCGGTGGCGTCGGAGTTCGACACCTACGCCGACGAGGTCGCTGCTGCGCTGCGCACCCACGAGGTCCGCGTCGAGGTGGACCACGGCGACGGCACGCTCGGCAGCAAGATCCGGGCCAGCAAGACCTCGAAGATCCCCTACACCCTGGTGGTCGGCGCGGACGAGGCGGAGGCCCGCACCGTCGCCGTCAACCCCTACCGCGGTGACCGACACGACGCGGCGCTGGACGCCTTCGTCGACGAGGTCGTGGCCGAGATCCGCGAGCGCCGGGCGGAGGTAGCCCCGTGA
- a CDS encoding phosphatidylinositol mannoside acyltransferase, producing MRRSASLDDLPPPPPESLGQRAVYWQYRSVWEAAARLPDAVARRLPPRIGPQWYRFASAEQRDQVRRNLDRVTGGDLSEQELDRLVRAAYVSYARYWLDSFRLHTMDAAEVVAASTGEGLHHVDAFRDSGEGGIFATGHLGSWDVGALFTSQRRWGMVVVAEVVEPRRLFDRFVDLRRTAGIDVIPLVRGGDMLDQLERRITEDGALATLLADRDLTRKGPIVSFFGEPCRLPPGTAALARRTGRPVCVGAFMTEGDGYRGVVRPPIDISDLDLYDGTQVVATELEALIARYPDQWHVFVRNWLVDREPDHPVVAAWRAGDDWRAAARADWDRRRGTAAAPPS from the coding sequence GTGAGGCGATCGGCCTCGCTCGACGACCTGCCGCCGCCCCCGCCCGAATCGCTCGGGCAGCGGGCGGTCTACTGGCAGTACCGGTCCGTGTGGGAGGCAGCTGCCCGGTTGCCGGACGCGGTCGCCCGGCGTCTACCACCCCGGATCGGCCCTCAGTGGTACCGGTTCGCGTCCGCGGAGCAGCGCGATCAGGTGCGCCGGAACCTCGACCGTGTCACCGGCGGCGACCTGAGCGAGCAGGAGCTGGACCGGCTCGTGCGTGCCGCCTACGTCAGCTACGCGCGGTACTGGCTCGACAGCTTCCGGTTGCACACGATGGACGCCGCCGAGGTCGTGGCTGCGTCGACGGGCGAGGGCCTCCACCACGTCGACGCGTTCCGCGACTCGGGTGAGGGCGGCATCTTCGCCACGGGTCACCTCGGATCGTGGGACGTCGGTGCGCTGTTCACCAGCCAACGCCGGTGGGGCATGGTCGTAGTGGCCGAGGTGGTCGAGCCGCGGCGGCTGTTCGACCGGTTCGTCGATCTGCGCCGCACCGCCGGGATCGACGTCATCCCGCTGGTCCGGGGCGGTGACATGCTCGACCAGCTCGAACGACGCATCACCGAGGACGGCGCCCTGGCCACGCTGCTCGCGGACCGCGACCTGACCAGGAAGGGCCCGATCGTCTCGTTCTTCGGCGAACCGTGCCGGCTGCCCCCCGGAACGGCCGCGCTGGCCCGACGCACCGGGCGACCCGTGTGCGTCGGGGCGTTCATGACCGAGGGTGACGGCTACCGCGGGGTGGTCCGCCCGCCGATCGACATCAGCGACCTCGACCTCTACGACGGCACCCAGGTCGTCGCCACCGAGCTGGAGGCGCTGATCGCCCGCTACCCCGATCAGTGGCACGTCTTCGTGCGCAACTGGCTGGTCGATCGCGAGCCGGACCATCCCGTCGTCGCTGCGTGGCGGGCAGGCGACGACTGGCGTGCCGCCGCGCGTGCGGACTGGGATCGCCGCCGCGGGACCGCCGCGGCGCCGCCTTCGTGA
- a CDS encoding BTAD domain-containing putative transcriptional regulator, whose protein sequence is MVTATSAERGSPSRAHAVLKIGLLGPLQLVRDGRHLAVMGPKQRALLTLLALHAGTPVDREGIVEALWPTDRNGREAATLRVHISHLRKVVELHRGAAPEVIVTVGSGYMVSSEHADVDIVLFHRLASAARQVLTSDPEVALEHLNDALVLWRGRPLQDVTYEEFAQDELRRLDLARLGVVTDRAEVLSTLGRDAAALDDLEALVRGDPTQERPVALLMRGLYRTGRQTEALHVARRHARHLRERGLEPSPRVQDLERRILRHDPALLPVDGDASSDIGPGHHVRGYELREVVGAGPVGTVHRAYQASVGRPVAVKSIHAELAQRPDFVRRFADEAQTLAALEHPHLVPLYDFWREPAGAFLVFRWVDGGNLVPRLSRPWEPEDLRRVFAPLAGALAYAHAGGMNHGNLGPTNVLFDATGNAYLTDLSHPGCVAPSSHLDGEGPAEAADVLALGTLLRRAATGDGLVPHPPLPAGLAEVIEIATAPEPADRYPDGRALETGLLEAVGARRGPVPRRVRRNPYKGLASFETSDRADFCGRDDVTESLLGLVASKGLTAVLGASGSGKSSLVLAGLVPQLRAGALPGAEGWNIVTMVPGTDPFEELDACVRDVSVAPVGRGTGRPALRERLTGPTGRALLVIDQFEELYSSQVDDDTREWFLRELVILATDPSHGVRIVVTVRADLSDGPLLHPEIGDLLAAGSLLLGPMRPEQLEEAIRRPAARAGVEVEPALVTALVGDVSSAPASLPLLQYALTELFERRSEDRLTVAAYRALGGVQGVLERRADATYASLSRGAKESCRQLFLRMVHLGDHGEETRRRLPITELQGLGRRADVDEALAAFAGARLLTYDRDPVTRTPTVEVAHETVIRRWARYRVWIDEAQSTLSAQRRLSAAARTWVETDEAPSYLLTGGPLVTALDVAADPRTSLNALEARFLSESACADEASKARESELRRRQAALSRLAERRLRAVITAAAVVAVIALVAGVAVVERDRANELAATQERHSLARELAAASGVNLTSSDPELSILLALEAADLSLGADEEILPEVVDALHRAVIQPRAFEVSDEARGEHGGQSLSYAANGTWLAVLSGEGGVLVLDPLEGRELGRIPPAREPAVGLDTHPRDGRSILVRYRDRVRAWDWRTGQAGPPLAVAPEGAAITTAVYSPDGDSIVVGRDDGAIEVWRSDGSKEVELHGHDGPVVSVDVAPSGDRLVSGGTDRRVLVWDIRSRSVAAEANTDRIVLSISQVAWHPVEDVVAVVTHQGDNLLLDAGTGERLNSFGNSQHRSHAVAFDSSGAILITADADGFVRVYGTWVGGEALVVTPTGGAPLRDAAIDPIGGGAAAVSVDGHVRLSPAPHGSELPDRTSHNLYPTMVASADGSRYVTTAHGLKHGIVGAVPTGEVVDAATGRSLLQRPTVSDWGTRTPAITADGSSVAFAGPTGDVQIVEVDTDTTRTIPESAVHAASLAFSHDRTLLAGGGIEGTIEIWDVATLSSVASLKGHGDRRPRLGSALLDADGSDPGSGPDAATGLGSPAYALDGATNRRVNQVAFHPDGARLFSAGFDGTVRSWTLTEGRGRVLRSLDHAVFSVALTPDGTALAAADRAGTILLLDVDTGDLLSTPEPAPGPTNLTISPDGATMAAAVFHPVAYVWDLGTGRVQRRIHGSIFRLTSVAFVNGGAELRTASGEAIDRGYVLDPTRLAEIAREQVSRRLHDAECRTYLRGPCRD, encoded by the coding sequence GTGGTCACCGCGACGTCGGCCGAGAGGGGGTCGCCGTCCCGCGCGCACGCGGTCCTGAAGATCGGACTGCTCGGGCCGCTCCAGCTGGTCCGAGACGGACGACACCTGGCGGTTATGGGCCCGAAGCAACGCGCGCTGCTGACGCTGCTCGCGCTGCATGCCGGTACCCCCGTGGACCGGGAGGGCATCGTCGAGGCGCTCTGGCCGACCGACCGCAACGGGCGGGAGGCAGCGACCCTCCGCGTCCACATCTCCCACCTCCGGAAGGTCGTCGAGCTACATCGCGGTGCCGCACCAGAGGTGATCGTCACCGTCGGGTCGGGGTACATGGTCTCATCCGAACACGCCGACGTGGACATCGTCCTCTTCCACCGCCTCGCGAGCGCAGCTCGGCAGGTCCTCACGAGCGATCCCGAGGTCGCGCTCGAGCACCTGAACGACGCCCTGGTGCTGTGGCGTGGCCGGCCGTTGCAGGACGTGACCTACGAGGAGTTCGCCCAGGACGAACTGCGCCGGCTCGACCTGGCACGCCTCGGGGTCGTGACCGACCGTGCGGAGGTGCTGAGCACGCTCGGGCGGGACGCCGCAGCCCTCGACGATCTCGAGGCGCTGGTACGCGGCGACCCGACGCAGGAGCGCCCGGTCGCCTTGCTCATGCGCGGGCTGTACCGCACCGGTCGACAGACCGAAGCGCTCCACGTCGCACGACGCCACGCGCGCCATCTGCGCGAACGCGGCCTGGAGCCCTCTCCTCGGGTGCAGGACCTCGAGCGACGCATCCTCCGCCACGATCCGGCGCTGCTGCCGGTCGACGGTGACGCGTCGAGTGACATCGGCCCCGGCCACCACGTGCGCGGCTACGAGTTGCGCGAGGTAGTCGGGGCCGGCCCCGTGGGGACCGTCCACCGGGCCTACCAGGCCTCCGTCGGCCGGCCGGTGGCGGTCAAATCGATCCACGCCGAGCTCGCGCAGCGACCGGACTTCGTGCGCCGCTTCGCGGACGAGGCGCAGACCCTCGCCGCACTCGAGCACCCGCACCTCGTCCCCCTGTACGACTTCTGGCGGGAGCCCGCAGGCGCATTCCTCGTGTTTCGATGGGTGGACGGCGGCAACCTTGTTCCGCGGCTCAGCCGACCTTGGGAGCCCGAGGACCTCCGCCGGGTGTTCGCACCGTTGGCAGGGGCCCTGGCCTACGCCCACGCCGGTGGGATGAACCACGGCAACCTCGGACCCACCAACGTCCTGTTCGACGCGACGGGGAACGCCTACCTGACCGACCTCAGCCACCCGGGCTGCGTGGCTCCCTCAAGCCACCTCGACGGCGAGGGCCCGGCGGAGGCCGCCGACGTCCTCGCGCTCGGCACCCTCCTCCGCCGAGCCGCGACGGGTGACGGTCTCGTTCCGCACCCGCCGCTGCCAGCCGGCCTCGCCGAGGTCATCGAGATCGCAACCGCACCGGAGCCGGCCGACCGCTACCCCGATGGGCGCGCACTCGAGACAGGCCTGCTCGAAGCGGTCGGCGCCAGGCGTGGGCCCGTTCCGCGGCGTGTCCGCCGGAACCCGTACAAGGGCTTGGCGTCCTTCGAGACCAGCGATCGTGCGGACTTCTGCGGGCGTGACGACGTCACCGAGTCGCTGCTCGGCCTGGTCGCCAGCAAGGGCCTGACGGCGGTGCTCGGCGCCTCGGGGAGCGGCAAGTCCTCGCTCGTGCTCGCCGGGCTCGTTCCACAGCTCCGAGCCGGGGCGCTGCCCGGTGCTGAGGGGTGGAACATCGTCACGATGGTGCCCGGGACCGACCCCTTCGAGGAGCTCGACGCCTGCGTGAGGGACGTCAGCGTGGCCCCCGTCGGCCGAGGCACTGGCAGGCCCGCTCTCCGGGAACGCCTCACCGGGCCGACGGGCCGCGCCCTCCTCGTCATCGACCAGTTCGAGGAGCTGTACTCGTCCCAGGTGGACGATGACACCCGCGAGTGGTTCCTCCGCGAGCTCGTGATCCTCGCGACCGATCCGTCGCACGGCGTGCGCATCGTCGTCACCGTGCGGGCGGATCTGTCCGACGGACCCCTGTTGCACCCCGAGATCGGTGACCTCCTGGCGGCTGGTTCCCTGCTGCTCGGCCCGATGCGACCCGAGCAGCTGGAGGAGGCCATCCGGCGTCCCGCCGCCAGGGCCGGCGTCGAGGTCGAACCCGCCTTGGTCACGGCGCTGGTGGGCGATGTGTCCTCGGCTCCAGCATCCCTGCCACTACTGCAGTACGCACTGACCGAGCTGTTCGAGCGGCGGAGCGAGGACAGGCTGACCGTCGCGGCCTACCGCGCACTCGGCGGGGTCCAGGGGGTGCTGGAGCGCCGGGCAGATGCGACCTACGCCTCCCTGAGCAGGGGTGCCAAGGAGTCCTGTCGCCAGCTCTTCCTGCGCATGGTCCACCTCGGCGATCACGGGGAGGAGACCCGTCGGCGCCTCCCCATCACCGAGCTGCAGGGGCTCGGGCGCCGCGCCGACGTCGACGAGGCGTTGGCAGCCTTCGCCGGCGCTCGACTGCTCACCTACGACCGTGATCCGGTCACCCGCACGCCCACGGTCGAAGTCGCGCACGAGACCGTGATCCGCCGCTGGGCCCGGTACCGCGTCTGGATCGACGAAGCCCAGTCCACCCTCTCCGCTCAGCGCCGCCTGTCGGCAGCTGCGAGGACCTGGGTCGAGACCGACGAGGCCCCCTCCTACCTGTTGACCGGAGGGCCGCTGGTGACCGCGCTCGACGTCGCCGCGGACCCCCGCACGAGCCTCAACGCGTTGGAAGCCCGGTTCCTCAGCGAGAGCGCCTGTGCAGACGAGGCCTCCAAGGCCCGTGAGTCGGAGCTACGCCGACGACAGGCCGCACTCTCCAGGCTCGCCGAGCGGCGGCTCCGGGCCGTCATCACTGCGGCCGCGGTCGTCGCTGTGATCGCCCTGGTCGCCGGCGTCGCGGTGGTGGAGCGCGACCGCGCGAACGAGCTCGCCGCGACCCAGGAGCGACACAGCCTGGCCCGCGAGCTGGCGGCTGCCTCGGGCGTCAACCTCACCTCGTCTGATCCGGAGCTCAGCATCCTGCTCGCCCTCGAGGCGGCCGACCTCAGCCTGGGTGCCGACGAGGAGATCCTCCCCGAGGTCGTCGACGCGTTGCACCGTGCGGTGATCCAACCGCGGGCCTTCGAGGTCAGCGACGAGGCCCGGGGCGAACACGGGGGCCAGTCGCTCTCCTACGCGGCCAACGGGACCTGGCTGGCGGTGCTGAGCGGCGAGGGAGGTGTCCTGGTGCTCGACCCGCTCGAAGGGCGCGAACTCGGACGCATCCCACCCGCGCGCGAGCCCGCGGTCGGTCTCGACACCCATCCGAGGGATGGTCGCTCGATCCTCGTGCGCTACCGCGACCGGGTCCGGGCGTGGGACTGGCGAACCGGGCAGGCCGGCCCGCCCCTCGCCGTCGCACCGGAGGGAGCGGCGATCACGACCGCCGTGTACTCGCCGGATGGCGACTCCATCGTCGTGGGGCGTGACGACGGTGCCATCGAGGTCTGGCGGAGCGACGGGTCCAAGGAGGTCGAACTCCACGGTCACGACGGACCGGTGGTCAGCGTCGACGTCGCTCCATCGGGCGACCGCTTGGTTTCGGGTGGAACGGACCGCAGGGTCCTGGTCTGGGACATCCGATCCCGGTCGGTCGCCGCTGAGGCCAACACCGATCGCATCGTGCTGTCGATCAGCCAGGTGGCCTGGCATCCGGTGGAGGACGTCGTCGCGGTGGTGACCCACCAGGGCGACAACCTGCTGCTCGACGCCGGGACGGGCGAGCGCCTCAACTCGTTCGGCAACAGCCAACATCGGAGCCACGCGGTCGCGTTCGACTCATCGGGAGCGATCCTCATCACCGCCGACGCCGACGGCTTCGTACGCGTGTACGGGACGTGGGTCGGAGGCGAAGCGCTCGTGGTCACACCGACCGGCGGCGCCCCGCTCCGGGACGCGGCCATCGATCCGATCGGGGGTGGTGCGGCGGCCGTCAGCGTCGACGGACACGTCCGCCTCAGTCCTGCGCCGCACGGCTCCGAGCTGCCTGACCGAACGTCTCACAACCTCTACCCCACGATGGTGGCATCGGCGGACGGGAGCCGCTACGTGACGACCGCGCACGGTCTCAAGCACGGGATCGTCGGTGCGGTGCCCACCGGCGAGGTGGTCGACGCGGCCACAGGTCGGAGCCTGTTGCAGCGACCCACGGTGAGCGACTGGGGAACACGCACGCCAGCGATCACCGCCGACGGCTCGTCGGTGGCGTTCGCCGGCCCGACCGGGGACGTCCAGATCGTGGAGGTCGACACGGACACGACCCGGACCATCCCGGAGTCCGCGGTCCACGCAGCGAGCCTCGCCTTCAGCCATGACCGCACGCTCCTGGCCGGGGGTGGCATCGAGGGCACCATCGAGATCTGGGACGTGGCCACGTTGTCGTCCGTCGCCTCGCTGAAAGGGCACGGTGATCGCCGCCCCAGGCTCGGGAGCGCACTGCTCGACGCCGACGGCAGCGACCCTGGATCGGGTCCCGACGCGGCGACCGGTCTCGGATCGCCCGCCTACGCCCTCGACGGGGCCACGAACCGGCGGGTCAACCAGGTCGCGTTCCACCCGGACGGCGCACGGCTCTTCTCTGCGGGCTTCGATGGCACCGTCCGGAGCTGGACGCTCACCGAGGGGCGTGGCCGGGTCCTGCGGTCCCTCGACCACGCGGTCTTCTCCGTGGCTCTGACACCGGACGGCACGGCGTTGGCCGCGGCCGATCGTGCCGGGACGATCCTGCTCCTCGACGTCGACACCGGTGACCTGCTCTCGACGCCCGAGCCGGCCCCGGGCCCGACGAACCTGACGATCTCGCCTGATGGCGCCACCATGGCTGCGGCCGTCTTCCACCCGGTGGCCTACGTGTGGGATCTCGGAACTGGCCGCGTCCAGCGTCGCATCCACGGTTCCATCTTCCGGCTGACGAGCGTGGCCTTCGTCAACGGTGGCGCGGAGCTGCGGACCGCCTCCGGTGAGGCCATCGATCGTGGCTACGTGCTCGATCCGACCAGGCTCGCCGAGATCGCTCGCGAGCAGGTCAGCCGGCGACTCCACGACGCGGAGTGCCGAACCTACTTGCGCGGCCCCTGCCGCGACTGA
- a CDS encoding HIT family protein, giving the protein MSDHVGRDPERCARDDQPGVATDQLQRLWAPWRFGYVAGGEPLDGCPFCVLPARDPARDRESLILHRGEHAFVIFNAYPYNPGHVMIVPYTHEADLEALAADASAEVWELARRTVAILRRELRAQGVNLGMNLGTAGGAGIADHLHLHAVPRWGGDTNFISVVGAARVLPQALDEIYEHLAPAFA; this is encoded by the coding sequence GTGAGCGACCACGTCGGTCGCGATCCGGAGCGCTGCGCGCGCGACGACCAGCCTGGCGTGGCGACCGACCAGCTCCAGCGTCTGTGGGCCCCGTGGCGGTTCGGGTACGTCGCCGGCGGCGAACCCCTCGACGGGTGTCCGTTCTGCGTGCTGCCGGCCCGGGACCCGGCCCGGGACCGCGAGTCCCTGATCCTGCACCGCGGCGAGCACGCGTTCGTCATCTTCAACGCCTACCCGTACAACCCCGGCCACGTGATGATCGTGCCGTACACCCACGAGGCGGACCTCGAGGCCCTGGCAGCCGATGCCTCGGCGGAGGTGTGGGAGCTCGCACGACGCACGGTGGCGATCCTGCGACGTGAGCTGCGGGCCCAGGGGGTCAACCTCGGGATGAACCTCGGCACGGCCGGCGGGGCCGGCATCGCCGACCACCTCCACCTGCACGCCGTCCCCCGGTGGGGCGGCGACACCAACTTCATCTCGGTCGTCGGTGCGGCGCGGGTCCTGCCCCAGGCGCTCGACGAGATCTACGAGCACCTCGCCCCCGCCTTCGCCTGA
- a CDS encoding class I SAM-dependent methyltransferase, translating to MSTYGDAHAAWYDALYESLGKDHVTEARDLLSRVTAQLGHAPTSWLDVACGTGQHLAAVADAVDEVVGVDLSEAMLDVARARLGGRVELRVADQRTLDLGRRFEVVSSLFSSIGYAADLDELDATVAALARHVAPGGVLVLEPWVDPADWEDGRTQVVDVEEADLRAVRVITSRREGDLSVLEVAVVSAAAGRLTVEREDHRMLLVPRDRLLASVRAAGLDPSWDDPAPQGDGPTGRGLVIGVQS from the coding sequence GTGAGCACCTACGGCGACGCCCACGCGGCCTGGTACGACGCGCTCTACGAGTCGCTCGGCAAGGACCACGTCACCGAGGCCCGTGACCTGCTGTCCCGCGTGACCGCGCAGCTCGGGCACGCGCCGACGTCCTGGCTGGACGTCGCCTGCGGCACGGGCCAGCACCTGGCCGCCGTCGCCGACGCCGTCGACGAGGTCGTCGGGGTCGACCTGTCCGAGGCGATGTTGGACGTGGCTCGGGCGCGCCTCGGGGGACGGGTCGAGCTGCGGGTCGCCGACCAGCGCACCCTCGACCTCGGTCGCCGCTTCGAGGTGGTCAGCTCGCTGTTCAGCTCGATCGGGTACGCGGCCGACCTCGACGAGCTCGACGCCACGGTGGCTGCCCTGGCACGCCACGTCGCCCCGGGCGGCGTGCTGGTCCTCGAACCCTGGGTCGACCCGGCGGACTGGGAGGACGGCCGCACCCAGGTCGTGGACGTCGAGGAGGCCGACCTGCGGGCCGTGCGGGTCATCACCTCGCGACGTGAAGGCGACCTGTCGGTGCTGGAGGTCGCCGTCGTGTCCGCTGCAGCTGGCCGCCTGACCGTGGAGCGCGAGGATCACCGCATGCTGCTCGTGCCACGCGACCGGCTGCTCGCGTCCGTGCGGGCCGCCGGGCTCGACCCGTCGTGGGACGATCCGGCACCGCAGGGAGACGGCCCCACCGGTCGGGGCCTGGTCATCGGCGTCCAGTCGTGA
- a CDS encoding CDP-alcohol phosphatidyltransferase family protein has protein sequence MTVRSRFPEYVETVTSPIGRAIAWTGLTPNWLTTFGLVLTGIAAWAVANAMPVLAGGLLIAGGLMDTFDGAVARATGRSTPFGGFYDSVSDRISDGVILAGVAFWVADQPRVFLLAVTALVGAEVTSYVRAKAESIDLVCSVGILERAERAALLIVALLFHAYLLEPILWVLAVGSVVTVIQRIHHVWCQIDRDLPEEIIALTLQDRAWSRAFKGAARRFYGERNFDGAVDDHVAEHGDVVPPLSSLRPSESPRGRPGRRR, from the coding sequence GTGACAGTCCGATCGCGCTTCCCCGAGTACGTCGAGACGGTGACCTCACCGATCGGCCGTGCCATCGCGTGGACGGGTCTGACGCCCAACTGGCTGACCACCTTCGGGCTCGTGCTGACCGGGATCGCCGCCTGGGCCGTCGCCAACGCCATGCCCGTGCTCGCCGGTGGCCTGCTGATCGCCGGTGGGCTGATGGACACCTTCGACGGTGCGGTGGCTCGCGCGACCGGGCGCTCGACCCCGTTCGGTGGGTTCTACGACTCGGTCAGCGACCGGATCTCGGACGGGGTCATCCTCGCCGGGGTCGCCTTCTGGGTCGCCGATCAGCCACGGGTCTTCCTCCTCGCGGTCACCGCGCTCGTCGGGGCCGAGGTCACCTCCTACGTGCGCGCCAAGGCCGAGTCGATCGACCTGGTCTGCAGCGTCGGCATCCTCGAGCGCGCCGAGCGGGCCGCCCTCCTGATCGTGGCCCTGCTCTTCCACGCCTACCTGCTCGAGCCCATCCTGTGGGTCCTGGCGGTCGGCTCGGTCGTGACCGTGATCCAGCGCATCCACCACGTGTGGTGCCAGATCGACCGTGACCTGCCGGAGGAGATCATCGCGCTGACCCTCCAGGATCGGGCCTGGAGCCGCGCCTTCAAGGGCGCCGCCCGCCGGTTCTACGGTGAGCGCAACTTCGACGGGGCCGTCGACGACCACGTCGCCGAGCACGGTGACGTCGTACCACCGCTGTCCTCCCTGCGTCCGTCCGAGTCGCCTCGCGGTCGTCCGGGACGGCGCCGGTGA